From Streptomyces fungicidicus, one genomic window encodes:
- a CDS encoding calcium-binding protein gives MRIRATVAAVTGALALTALAAPAAQADAGNADLDKPSATERFGNPSAKSAFRAAAAADELPVITKVTVNSGKAVVVGTTNAKTVTVSVTASHATGIQDAYVDLWHGTDVEEGLDGYLGPNQDAATCTASSATTSTCKLTITAYPGVDLYKNALAGTWKVTVGALAGDGSMYWNDYHGTHKVQRYSKLTVNASPEPVKKGKTITVTGKLSRANWETGKYAGYTGQSVKLQFRKKSSSTYTTLKTIKTNSTGNLSTTVTAGVDGYYRYAFAGTSTTPAINAAGDFVDVK, from the coding sequence ATGCGAATTCGTGCCACCGTGGCCGCCGTCACCGGCGCCCTGGCCCTCACCGCCCTCGCCGCCCCGGCCGCCCAGGCCGACGCCGGGAACGCGGACCTCGACAAGCCGAGCGCCACCGAGCGCTTCGGCAACCCCTCCGCCAAGTCGGCGTTCCGCGCCGCTGCCGCCGCCGACGAACTGCCGGTCATCACCAAGGTGACCGTCAACTCGGGCAAGGCCGTGGTCGTCGGCACCACCAACGCCAAGACCGTCACCGTGTCGGTGACCGCCAGCCACGCGACGGGCATCCAGGACGCCTACGTCGACCTGTGGCACGGCACCGACGTCGAGGAAGGCCTCGACGGCTACCTGGGCCCGAACCAGGACGCCGCCACCTGCACGGCCTCCAGCGCCACCACCTCGACCTGCAAGCTCACCATCACGGCCTACCCGGGCGTCGACCTGTACAAGAACGCGCTGGCCGGCACCTGGAAGGTGACCGTCGGCGCGCTCGCGGGCGACGGCAGCATGTACTGGAACGACTACCACGGCACCCACAAGGTCCAGCGCTACTCCAAGCTGACCGTCAACGCCTCCCCCGAGCCGGTGAAGAAGGGCAAGACGATCACCGTCACGGGCAAGCTGTCCCGGGCCAACTGGGAGACCGGCAAGTACGCCGGTTACACCGGCCAGTCGGTGAAGCTGCAGTTCCGTAAGAAGAGCTCCAGCACGTACACCACGCTGAAGACCATCAAGACCAACAGCACCGGCAACCTGTCCACCACCGTCACGGCCGGCGTGGACGGCTACTACCGCTACGCGTTCGCCGGCACCTCGACCACCCCGGCGATCAACGCCGCCGGCGACTTCGTCGACGTGAAGTAA